A single genomic interval of Aedes aegypti strain LVP_AGWG chromosome 1, AaegL5.0 Primary Assembly, whole genome shotgun sequence harbors:
- the LOC5578497 gene encoding uncharacterized protein LOC5578497 isoform X2, giving the protein MFDQYIYKRNESNLDVSLSVPHYNGQHGQHYNMNDHTSNLDDSFFESSSSSSSPARSFFDSSDGSSCSRSISPFGDESPFKADEFFRSSTPESSSESMDVNDDDFFETSSEKALFSEHSSEESDNEEHKDSGFVSVSSRISMPIDAGNTLSMHDVSIESNLPPDEDVDYWSELMTCNRVRHLYSDNKLSLNAEVKDCNEKKLHKSENKSRQYVDLKNSLKQNNRIGILECEEILDHEKPTKGELEHRNEIQDSKLVHSKIPETSKRMENEKSITLTKSSPTNELQIVLENEEQLTNDCLQKCSEASECSGTLTQNSFRSVENTDPITTTKLDCSNAGTYEIQEICATTENTQKQSLPSELNFGAWLPSQSDSLTPQDRSRPTLNVESQETICRFPSAKKNSIIPQLEMGAFCSFDDIPVRQKEIMSTIGAIFQRLSQSELEGSKLVLLVKTRATWDMCAMENDILTRQSTPEESMKTINYHHKHSKPRFVLIVFLLSEIFRMLASGSSCTKRELYYRDPQITINQRCVDECLRDVCFLLKSDLWELNVFCSSKGLIAGPVKFQSKLEETIDCFNSFGTQIPTDVNGLLSIELDADLVLIVEKDTVFRRLLDDGILTRLSKKIIVVTSKGYPDVATRLLLKKIRDEHRIPMYALVDADPFGIEIYCVYKFGSLALSHQSSHLAVPSIQWLGLRPSHTVLLDLKLLPLTPRDESRIRELLRRPYIGQPGCELERELKMLQENNGKAEIESLADISVDYLISEYLPNQLRLVKTQK; this is encoded by the exons CGTAACGAGTCGAATCTTGACGTATCACTCTCAGTCCCACACTATAACGGCCAGCATGGGCAGCACTACAACATGAACGACCAC ACTTCCAACCTCGATGATTCCTTCTTCGAAAGCTCATCGTCTTCGAGCTCGCCTGCACGGTCTTTCTTTGATTCTTCCGATGGTTCGAGTTGTTCGCGCTCGATATCACCCTTTGGTGATGAGTCGCCCTTCAAAGCTGACGAATTCTTCCGCTCGTCTACCCCGGAAAGTTCTTCCGAATCTATGGATGTTAACGATGATGACTTCTTCGAAACAAGTTCAGAAAAAGCTCTGTTTTCCGAGCACTCGTCCGAAGAGAGCGATAACGAAGAGCACAAAGATTCAGGATTTGTGTCAGTATCGTCTCGAATATCGATGCCGATTGATGCTGGAAATACATTATCAATGCATGATGTTTCCATTGAATCGAATTTGCCACCTGACGAAGATGTTGATTATTGGAGCGAACTGATGACTTGTAACAGAGTAAGACATTTGTATTCAGACAATAAATTGTCCTTGAATGCGGAAGTGAAGGATTGTAATGAGAAGAAGTTACATAAGTCTGAAAACAAGTCTAGGCAATACGTGGATTTGAAGAATAGTTTGAAACAGAACAATAGAATCGGAATTTTAGAATGCGAGGAAATTCTTGATCATGAAAAACCAACTAAAGGTGAATTGGAACACAGAAACGAAATTCAAGACAGTAAACTTGTACATTCGAAAATTCCAGAAACTTCTAAAAGAATGGAAAATGAAAAATCCATCACCCTAACAAAATCTTCTCCTACTAATGAATTGCAAATCGTGCTAGAAAACGAAGAACAGCTTACGAATGATTGTCTGCAGAAAtgttcagaagcttctgaatgCAGTGGTACTTTGACTCAAAATTCCTTCCGTAGCGTCGAAAATACGGATCCTATTACAACAACAAAACTGGACTGCTCAAATGCGGGCACTTATGAAATCCAAGAGATCTGTGCAACGACAGAAAACACACAAAAACAATCGCTTCCATCAGAACTCAATTTTGGAGCATGGCTCCCATCACAATCTGATAGTCTCACGCCCCAAGATCGTTCAAGGCCGACCCTAAACGTCGAGTCCCAAGAAACGATTTGTCGCTTTCCAAGCGCCAAAAAGAATTCCATCATTCCGCAGTTGGAAATGGGTGCATTTTGTTCATTCGATGACATTCCGGTGCGACAGAAAGAGATCATGTCAACGATTGGAGCCATTTTTCAACGTCTGTCACAATCGGAGCTGGAGGGTAGCAAACTGGTTCTGTTGGTCAAAACACGTGCCACGTGGGACATGTGTGCCATGGAGAACGATAT TCTGACCAGGCAATCGACTCCGGAGGAATCTATGAAGACCATAAATTACCACCACAAGCATAGTAAACCTAGATTTGTGTTGATAGTATTTCTCCTGTCGGAAATCTTCAGAATGCTTGCAAGCGGGTCCAGTTGTACCAAGCGAGAACTGTACTATCGCGATCCTCAAATAACTATCAACCAACGATGCGTCGATGAGTGTCTTCGAGACGTATGCTTTCTACTGAAGTCCGATCTCTGGGAGCTGAATGTGTTCTGCTCGTCCAAAGGGCTTATTGCTGGGCCAGTTAAGTTCCAATCTAAGCTCGAAGAGACAATCGATTGTTTCAACTCCTTCGGAACTCAAATTCCAACAGATGTAAACGGGCTTTTGTCGATCGAACTTGATGCCGATCTTGTTCTGATCGTCGAGAAGGATACCGTATTTAGGAGGCTGCTGGATGATGGCATTCTAACAAGGCTGTCCAAAAAGATCATCGTAGTCACG AGTAAGGGTTACCCAGATGTTGCAACGCGGTTACTGTTGAAGAAGATTAGGGACGAGCACCGTATTCCAATGTATGCTCTGGTAGACGCAGATCCTTTTGGAATTGAAATCTACTGTGTCTACAAGTTCGGTTCGCTG GCCCTCTCCCATCAATCGTCTCATTTGGCCGTTCCATCGATCCAGTGGTTGGGACTCAGGCCTTCACACACGGTTCTACTGGATTTGAAGCTGCTTCCGCTGACACCTAGGGACGAAAGTCGTATCAGAGAGCTTCTTCGACGGCCGTACATTGGCCAACCCGGGTGCGAGCTGGAACGGGAGCTGAAGATGCTGCAGGAAAACAATGGAAAAGCGGAGATTGAAAGCTTGGCGGATATCTCGGTGGACTACTTGATAAGCGAGTACCTCCCGAACCAACTTCGGTTGGTTAAAACACAGAAATAG
- the LOC5578497 gene encoding uncharacterized protein LOC5578497 isoform X1 — METSYNSGTGEFDVNMFDQYIYKRNESNLDVSLSVPHYNGQHGQHYNMNDHTSNLDDSFFESSSSSSSPARSFFDSSDGSSCSRSISPFGDESPFKADEFFRSSTPESSSESMDVNDDDFFETSSEKALFSEHSSEESDNEEHKDSGFVSVSSRISMPIDAGNTLSMHDVSIESNLPPDEDVDYWSELMTCNRVRHLYSDNKLSLNAEVKDCNEKKLHKSENKSRQYVDLKNSLKQNNRIGILECEEILDHEKPTKGELEHRNEIQDSKLVHSKIPETSKRMENEKSITLTKSSPTNELQIVLENEEQLTNDCLQKCSEASECSGTLTQNSFRSVENTDPITTTKLDCSNAGTYEIQEICATTENTQKQSLPSELNFGAWLPSQSDSLTPQDRSRPTLNVESQETICRFPSAKKNSIIPQLEMGAFCSFDDIPVRQKEIMSTIGAIFQRLSQSELEGSKLVLLVKTRATWDMCAMENDILTRQSTPEESMKTINYHHKHSKPRFVLIVFLLSEIFRMLASGSSCTKRELYYRDPQITINQRCVDECLRDVCFLLKSDLWELNVFCSSKGLIAGPVKFQSKLEETIDCFNSFGTQIPTDVNGLLSIELDADLVLIVEKDTVFRRLLDDGILTRLSKKIIVVTSKGYPDVATRLLLKKIRDEHRIPMYALVDADPFGIEIYCVYKFGSLALSHQSSHLAVPSIQWLGLRPSHTVLLDLKLLPLTPRDESRIRELLRRPYIGQPGCELERELKMLQENNGKAEIESLADISVDYLISEYLPNQLRLVKTQK, encoded by the exons CGTAACGAGTCGAATCTTGACGTATCACTCTCAGTCCCACACTATAACGGCCAGCATGGGCAGCACTACAACATGAACGACCAC ACTTCCAACCTCGATGATTCCTTCTTCGAAAGCTCATCGTCTTCGAGCTCGCCTGCACGGTCTTTCTTTGATTCTTCCGATGGTTCGAGTTGTTCGCGCTCGATATCACCCTTTGGTGATGAGTCGCCCTTCAAAGCTGACGAATTCTTCCGCTCGTCTACCCCGGAAAGTTCTTCCGAATCTATGGATGTTAACGATGATGACTTCTTCGAAACAAGTTCAGAAAAAGCTCTGTTTTCCGAGCACTCGTCCGAAGAGAGCGATAACGAAGAGCACAAAGATTCAGGATTTGTGTCAGTATCGTCTCGAATATCGATGCCGATTGATGCTGGAAATACATTATCAATGCATGATGTTTCCATTGAATCGAATTTGCCACCTGACGAAGATGTTGATTATTGGAGCGAACTGATGACTTGTAACAGAGTAAGACATTTGTATTCAGACAATAAATTGTCCTTGAATGCGGAAGTGAAGGATTGTAATGAGAAGAAGTTACATAAGTCTGAAAACAAGTCTAGGCAATACGTGGATTTGAAGAATAGTTTGAAACAGAACAATAGAATCGGAATTTTAGAATGCGAGGAAATTCTTGATCATGAAAAACCAACTAAAGGTGAATTGGAACACAGAAACGAAATTCAAGACAGTAAACTTGTACATTCGAAAATTCCAGAAACTTCTAAAAGAATGGAAAATGAAAAATCCATCACCCTAACAAAATCTTCTCCTACTAATGAATTGCAAATCGTGCTAGAAAACGAAGAACAGCTTACGAATGATTGTCTGCAGAAAtgttcagaagcttctgaatgCAGTGGTACTTTGACTCAAAATTCCTTCCGTAGCGTCGAAAATACGGATCCTATTACAACAACAAAACTGGACTGCTCAAATGCGGGCACTTATGAAATCCAAGAGATCTGTGCAACGACAGAAAACACACAAAAACAATCGCTTCCATCAGAACTCAATTTTGGAGCATGGCTCCCATCACAATCTGATAGTCTCACGCCCCAAGATCGTTCAAGGCCGACCCTAAACGTCGAGTCCCAAGAAACGATTTGTCGCTTTCCAAGCGCCAAAAAGAATTCCATCATTCCGCAGTTGGAAATGGGTGCATTTTGTTCATTCGATGACATTCCGGTGCGACAGAAAGAGATCATGTCAACGATTGGAGCCATTTTTCAACGTCTGTCACAATCGGAGCTGGAGGGTAGCAAACTGGTTCTGTTGGTCAAAACACGTGCCACGTGGGACATGTGTGCCATGGAGAACGATAT TCTGACCAGGCAATCGACTCCGGAGGAATCTATGAAGACCATAAATTACCACCACAAGCATAGTAAACCTAGATTTGTGTTGATAGTATTTCTCCTGTCGGAAATCTTCAGAATGCTTGCAAGCGGGTCCAGTTGTACCAAGCGAGAACTGTACTATCGCGATCCTCAAATAACTATCAACCAACGATGCGTCGATGAGTGTCTTCGAGACGTATGCTTTCTACTGAAGTCCGATCTCTGGGAGCTGAATGTGTTCTGCTCGTCCAAAGGGCTTATTGCTGGGCCAGTTAAGTTCCAATCTAAGCTCGAAGAGACAATCGATTGTTTCAACTCCTTCGGAACTCAAATTCCAACAGATGTAAACGGGCTTTTGTCGATCGAACTTGATGCCGATCTTGTTCTGATCGTCGAGAAGGATACCGTATTTAGGAGGCTGCTGGATGATGGCATTCTAACAAGGCTGTCCAAAAAGATCATCGTAGTCACG AGTAAGGGTTACCCAGATGTTGCAACGCGGTTACTGTTGAAGAAGATTAGGGACGAGCACCGTATTCCAATGTATGCTCTGGTAGACGCAGATCCTTTTGGAATTGAAATCTACTGTGTCTACAAGTTCGGTTCGCTG GCCCTCTCCCATCAATCGTCTCATTTGGCCGTTCCATCGATCCAGTGGTTGGGACTCAGGCCTTCACACACGGTTCTACTGGATTTGAAGCTGCTTCCGCTGACACCTAGGGACGAAAGTCGTATCAGAGAGCTTCTTCGACGGCCGTACATTGGCCAACCCGGGTGCGAGCTGGAACGGGAGCTGAAGATGCTGCAGGAAAACAATGGAAAAGCGGAGATTGAAAGCTTGGCGGATATCTCGGTGGACTACTTGATAAGCGAGTACCTCCCGAACCAACTTCGGTTGGTTAAAACACAGAAATAG